In one Leptospira yasudae genomic region, the following are encoded:
- a CDS encoding RNA polymerase sigma factor: MDQKEFTELIDSTKHIVLSAIKKNLFEEFHDSIDDVVQETYFRAYKSLSANKFRGDSSVSTWLYTIARNESLRMNQKRSRQTALASKLKEKVILDNSIQEKEAASASFTDFELKDLLAMLPWKYKSVLSLVGEGYKEQQIAEKLSIPEGTVKSRAFRGKQMLKKIFVDNK, encoded by the coding sequence ATGGACCAAAAAGAATTTACCGAATTGATCGATTCGACAAAACATATCGTACTTTCGGCAATTAAGAAGAATTTATTCGAGGAATTTCACGATTCCATCGACGACGTCGTGCAGGAAACGTATTTCCGCGCGTATAAAAGTCTTTCAGCGAACAAGTTTCGCGGAGATTCTTCCGTAAGCACTTGGCTTTATACGATTGCAAGAAACGAATCTCTGAGAATGAATCAAAAGAGATCCAGACAAACCGCGCTTGCAAGCAAGTTGAAAGAAAAAGTGATCCTGGATAATTCCATTCAAGAAAAAGAGGCTGCTTCGGCCAGCTTCACCGATTTTGAATTGAAAGATCTTTTAGCTATGCTTCCATGGAAGTATAAATCTGTGTTGAGTCTTGTCGGCGAAGGATACAAAGAACAGCAGATCGCCGAAAAGCTGAGTATTCCCGAAGGAACCGTAAAGTCTCGGGCGTTTCGCGGAAAACAAATGCTGAAAAAGATTTTCGTAGATAATAAATAG
- a CDS encoding GDP-mannose 4,6-dehydratase codes for MKCLITGAAGFVGGYLLKELKESYTEFLGIGIQPGPDIEADLALPRSYRSSVCDIRNPEQVRSIIHDFSPDAVFHLAAQPFVPRAVEDPGETLEINVHGTLNILESLRSLKKKVRFVYISSSDVYGNVAESCLPVQESILPAPLNPYSSSKSCAEIYCLQYHRWIPELEVVIARPFNHTGPKQSLNFVIPNFCSQVLEALKKPEAERKILVGDLSSTRDFLDVRDVVRAYRILAEKGKPGEIYNICSGQEVVIRDVLDRIISESGKKIPVVVDSSRFRPAEMKRLSGDNGKLQTLGWKPAFGLTDTIRDVYQWVSSARTQ; via the coding sequence ATGAAGTGTTTGATAACGGGAGCGGCGGGGTTCGTAGGCGGTTACCTGCTGAAGGAACTGAAAGAATCCTATACCGAATTTTTAGGCATCGGAATTCAACCCGGGCCGGACATAGAAGCGGATCTTGCTCTTCCAAGATCGTATCGCTCTTCCGTTTGCGACATACGAAATCCGGAACAAGTCCGTTCCATCATTCATGACTTTTCACCGGATGCGGTTTTTCATTTGGCGGCTCAGCCCTTCGTTCCGAGAGCCGTGGAAGATCCGGGTGAAACGTTGGAGATCAACGTTCACGGAACGTTGAATATCTTGGAATCGCTGCGTTCCTTAAAAAAGAAAGTTCGCTTCGTTTACATCTCGTCTTCCGATGTTTACGGAAATGTTGCCGAATCCTGCCTACCGGTGCAAGAATCGATCTTACCCGCGCCATTGAATCCGTATTCTTCCTCCAAGTCTTGTGCAGAAATTTATTGCCTACAGTATCATCGATGGATTCCGGAACTCGAAGTCGTGATCGCGAGACCGTTCAATCACACCGGTCCTAAACAAAGTCTGAATTTCGTGATTCCTAATTTTTGTTCTCAGGTCTTGGAAGCTTTGAAAAAGCCGGAAGCAGAAAGAAAAATCTTAGTCGGCGACCTTTCCTCTACGAGGGATTTTTTGGATGTGCGAGACGTCGTGCGTGCGTATCGGATTCTCGCGGAGAAGGGAAAGCCCGGAGAAATTTATAATATCTGTTCCGGTCAGGAAGTCGTGATTCGAGACGTCTTGGATCGGATCATTTCCGAATCGGGAAAAAAAATTCCGGTCGTAGTGGATTCTTCCCGATTTCGTCCAGCGGAGATGAAACGTTTGTCCGGGGATAACGGTAAACTTCAAACACTCGGATGGAAACCGGCCTTCGGTTTAACGGACACGATTCGAGACGTGTATCAATGGGTATCGAGCGCCCGAACTCAGTAA
- a CDS encoding M23 family metallopeptidase, giving the protein MEKEIRKRIDQVKEKGHQRLTVLLIPHGFDKSFHFQISVFTIVFLFGLLVSILGIAVFGIVKYNNTRKQINALAQVYGKYFDEYIEYSEQLEGVQDDFLALTENLEEIYSLIDGHGDEMLKLPDESDIETIALAELKTEEAADKDLMLGRSYLSEIYGYRTARVYMDKHRPLMDSVYDFLNLRYDVMDAIPFGEPLYSYNLTSYFGTRRSPTTGYMEYHDGIDLANVPGTPIYATGNGRIHRVIYSNRGYGNHIVIQHANGYFSLFGHCTKIFVRDGQQIRKGNLIATVGSTGNVTGPHLHYEVWIGESNRTDPMEYLKVPVY; this is encoded by the coding sequence ATGGAAAAAGAAATCCGCAAACGCATAGATCAAGTTAAGGAAAAGGGTCATCAACGACTGACCGTCCTTCTTATCCCTCACGGTTTCGATAAATCATTTCATTTTCAAATTTCGGTTTTTACGATCGTCTTTTTATTCGGTCTTCTCGTTTCTATTTTAGGAATCGCGGTTTTCGGAATCGTAAAATACAACAATACAAGAAAACAAATCAACGCGCTCGCGCAAGTTTACGGGAAATACTTCGACGAATACATCGAATACTCCGAACAATTGGAAGGAGTGCAGGACGATTTTCTTGCGCTTACGGAGAATTTAGAGGAGATTTACTCTCTTATCGACGGACACGGGGACGAGATGTTGAAACTTCCCGATGAATCCGATATCGAAACGATCGCTTTGGCGGAATTAAAAACGGAAGAAGCCGCCGATAAGGATCTCATGTTGGGAAGAAGTTATCTTTCCGAGATTTACGGATATCGTACGGCTCGCGTTTACATGGACAAACATCGTCCGTTGATGGACAGCGTTTACGACTTTCTCAATCTTCGATACGACGTGATGGACGCGATCCCGTTCGGAGAACCTTTGTACTCCTACAACCTAACTTCCTATTTCGGAACGAGACGTTCGCCTACCACGGGTTATATGGAGTATCACGACGGGATCGATCTCGCGAACGTTCCGGGAACTCCGATTTATGCGACGGGTAACGGAAGAATTCATCGTGTGATCTACTCCAACCGTGGATACGGAAATCATATCGTGATTCAACACGCGAACGGTTATTTTTCCTTGTTCGGGCATTGTACGAAAATTTTCGTACGAGACGGACAACAGATCCGCAAAGGAAATTTGATCGCAACGGTCGGTTCCACCGGAAACGTGACCGGACCTCACTTACACTACGAGGTTTGGATCGGAGAGTCCAATCGAACCGATCCGATGGAATATCTCAAAGTTCCCGTTTATTGA
- the ligA gene encoding NAD-dependent DNA ligase LigA, whose translation MPKKKDDSPKTLSEKEAKQLIDKLSVEIRHHQYLYYVKNEPKISDFDFDQMFRRLQDLEEAFPDLKDPASPTLVVGSDLDKDFEKFQHKLPVLSLINTYNDEELLDWVNKTDPEGLYSVEWKIDGASIVLYYENGMLQNGVTRGSGGIGDDVTDNIRTIRNIPLRLPEPITIYLRGEVFMTFKDFEEFNELSSGKYANPRNLSAGSIKQKNSADTAKRPLRIFTYDATFPDIAKKFRTHQEILTKLDKLTFPVPPDTVFVTGSKMAKTIQDFKKKKEKLGFPTDGLVVKLNDVSKRDALGYTSHSPRWARAYKFDAVMKESKIVDITYAVGRTGKITPRAEIEPVSLAGTTVTFATLHNQDYIDELGVGIGAVVRVAKRGEIIPAVEEVVTPGKDVFKIPDRCPSCKTKTIKKEGLVDLFCPNPDCPDRVKNGIIFYCQRKQMDIEGLGDKQIEFLYDHDYIKSVADLYDLKDKKEKLMEEEGFGEKSVAIILGGIEQSKQKDFRFVLPSIGLPELGHKVTELLIEHGIDSMDEILAISKDKNRIDSLLEIPGIGPSTVLAFQENFSDKRILKLIDRLKKAGLKMKADPVKVADQQPFAGQSWCVTGSFENFQPRDKAMDLIVYYGGRKVSAVSSKTTHLLAGPGAGSKLEKANELGIAVYDEKQFLELLKSHKIDFKNPK comes from the coding sequence ATGCCAAAGAAGAAAGACGATTCTCCTAAAACTCTTTCGGAGAAAGAGGCTAAACAGCTTATCGACAAGCTCTCCGTCGAAATCCGTCATCACCAATATCTTTATTACGTAAAGAACGAACCTAAGATTTCCGATTTCGACTTCGATCAGATGTTCCGTCGTCTTCAGGATTTGGAGGAAGCTTTTCCCGATCTCAAAGATCCGGCCAGTCCAACGCTCGTAGTCGGTTCCGACTTGGACAAGGACTTCGAGAAGTTTCAGCACAAACTTCCGGTCTTATCTCTCATCAACACGTACAACGACGAAGAACTTTTGGATTGGGTCAACAAGACCGATCCGGAAGGATTGTATTCCGTCGAATGGAAAATAGACGGAGCCTCCATCGTTCTATATTATGAAAATGGAATGCTTCAAAACGGAGTTACGCGGGGTTCCGGAGGGATCGGAGACGACGTAACCGATAACATTCGCACCATCCGGAATATTCCTTTGCGTTTGCCGGAGCCGATCACGATTTATCTCCGCGGCGAAGTTTTTATGACCTTCAAAGACTTCGAGGAGTTCAACGAACTTTCTTCGGGTAAATACGCGAATCCACGCAATCTTTCCGCGGGTTCGATCAAACAAAAGAATTCCGCAGATACGGCAAAACGCCCTCTGAGAATCTTCACATACGACGCAACCTTCCCGGACATCGCCAAAAAATTCAGAACACATCAGGAAATTCTTACCAAGCTTGATAAACTGACCTTTCCCGTTCCGCCTGACACCGTTTTTGTGACCGGATCCAAAATGGCAAAGACGATCCAGGATTTTAAGAAGAAGAAGGAAAAACTCGGCTTCCCGACGGACGGACTCGTAGTCAAACTCAACGACGTTTCCAAACGCGACGCGCTCGGTTATACTTCTCATTCTCCGCGATGGGCGAGGGCGTATAAGTTCGACGCGGTTATGAAGGAAAGCAAGATCGTAGACATTACGTATGCGGTGGGACGAACCGGAAAGATCACCCCAAGAGCGGAGATCGAACCGGTTAGTCTTGCGGGAACCACGGTTACATTCGCAACTCTTCACAACCAAGATTATATCGACGAACTCGGAGTCGGGATCGGTGCGGTCGTTCGCGTCGCGAAACGCGGAGAAATCATTCCCGCAGTGGAAGAAGTCGTAACTCCGGGTAAAGACGTTTTTAAAATTCCGGATCGTTGCCCTTCGTGTAAGACGAAGACGATCAAGAAGGAAGGTCTCGTAGATCTTTTTTGCCCGAACCCCGATTGTCCGGATCGAGTTAAGAATGGAATCATTTTTTATTGTCAAAGAAAGCAGATGGATATCGAAGGGCTCGGTGATAAACAAATCGAATTCTTATACGATCACGATTATATCAAATCCGTAGCCGACTTGTACGATCTCAAAGATAAAAAAGAAAAGCTGATGGAAGAGGAAGGCTTCGGAGAAAAGAGCGTAGCGATCATTCTCGGAGGAATCGAACAATCCAAACAGAAAGATTTTCGTTTCGTTCTTCCTTCGATCGGTCTTCCCGAACTCGGGCATAAAGTCACGGAATTGTTAATCGAACACGGAATCGATTCTATGGATGAGATTCTTGCGATTTCCAAAGATAAAAATAGAATCGATTCGCTTTTGGAAATCCCCGGAATCGGACCTTCCACCGTACTCGCCTTTCAGGAAAACTTTTCCGATAAACGAATCTTAAAACTCATCGATCGACTCAAAAAAGCCGGACTCAAGATGAAGGCGGATCCGGTAAAAGTGGCCGATCAGCAACCGTTTGCGGGTCAATCTTGGTGTGTTACCGGTTCTTTCGAAAACTTCCAACCAAGAGACAAAGCGATGGATTTGATCGTGTATTACGGCGGAAGAAAGGTAAGCGCGGTGAGCTCCAAAACGACCCATCTTTTGGCCGGACCCGGCGCCGGATCTAAATTAGAAAAAGCGAATGAACTTGGGATCGCGGTTTATGACGAAAAACAGTTTTTGGAACTTCTCAAGTCGCATAAGATCGATTTCAAAAATCCGAAATAG
- a CDS encoding Spy/CpxP family protein refolding chaperone produces the protein MNLLNSFLRITVAGCFLAPAVTFSQELTIGLRSGTDSNPPPVKQLAPMRQLRSFGLVFGNVDTVRERFALSEKQLDEISKINEKHKQEHFRWLQKISPIEIELEGLLMEPNVDLTKIRKLLVEIGKYTAEIRINQISHRLAIEKVLTQDQKSKIKEPSAPPEPGFPVNLFSPERIILPIQGILH, from the coding sequence ATGAATCTCCTGAATTCATTTCTCAGAATTACTGTCGCCGGTTGCTTCTTGGCGCCGGCGGTGACTTTTTCTCAGGAACTCACCATAGGACTTCGTTCCGGTACCGATTCCAATCCTCCCCCCGTCAAACAACTTGCACCGATGCGTCAGCTGAGAAGTTTCGGTCTCGTTTTCGGAAACGTGGATACTGTCAGAGAACGATTCGCTCTTTCCGAAAAACAATTGGATGAAATTTCCAAAATCAACGAGAAGCACAAACAAGAACACTTTCGTTGGCTCCAAAAAATTTCTCCCATCGAGATAGAACTCGAGGGGCTTTTGATGGAACCTAACGTGGATTTAACGAAGATCCGCAAGCTTCTCGTAGAGATCGGAAAATATACGGCGGAGATCCGTATCAATCAAATCTCGCATCGTCTTGCTATCGAAAAAGTATTAACTCAGGATCAAAAATCCAAAATCAAAGAACCTTCCGCTCCACCGGAGCCCGGATTCCCCGTGAATCTTTTTTCTCCGGAGAGAATCATCCTTCCTATACAAGGAATCTTACACTGA
- a CDS encoding cytochrome P450 produces the protein MFALTSSRPSDSKPQKHKSPPGSYGFFALRHLYRMRKDIIGFFEDMKKKHGDVVLFGIRKTRIFMIQSPEDVRHVLQENSSNYHKSVFYRELKRVLGKGLLTSEGDFWKKQRRLIQPAFHRQRISEFTHIMADETLNLFREWDGKEQNGKLRVDLSEEMMRLTFAIVGKTLFRSDVKEYSEIIAKNVETAMEEITRRLTMVFPPPVHWPLPSNRRLLNSVRSMDEVIYELIDQRRKNSSNDLISMLLEIQDEETGEKMSLEQVRDEAITLLLAGHETTANALTWAFYLLSNHPEIYSKLKEEAKNVLGDRTPALEDVASLTYSRMVLEESMRLYPPAWTVERSALGPDTVGGYHVPVGTNVSICIYSIHRDPRFWKEPEKFWPERFSEENSKDRPKYAYIPFGGGPRMCIGNVFAMTEGILILSMIARKYDLKPVPGHKVELEPLVTLRPKHGMLMDLVST, from the coding sequence ATGTTTGCGTTAACTTCCAGTCGCCCCTCCGATTCAAAACCTCAGAAACACAAATCGCCTCCGGGTTCGTACGGATTCTTTGCGCTTCGACATTTATATCGAATGCGGAAAGACATCATCGGATTTTTCGAGGATATGAAAAAAAAACACGGAGACGTGGTTCTATTCGGAATCCGTAAAACGAGAATCTTTATGATTCAAAGTCCGGAGGACGTTCGTCACGTTCTTCAGGAGAATAGTTCCAATTATCATAAAAGCGTGTTCTATCGCGAACTCAAACGCGTTTTGGGAAAAGGTCTTTTGACCTCGGAAGGGGATTTTTGGAAAAAACAAAGAAGGCTCATTCAACCCGCGTTTCACCGCCAAAGAATATCAGAATTTACGCATATTATGGCGGACGAAACGCTCAACCTGTTTCGGGAATGGGACGGGAAAGAACAAAACGGAAAACTAAGAGTCGATCTTTCCGAAGAGATGATGCGGCTTACGTTTGCGATCGTCGGTAAGACGCTTTTTCGATCGGACGTTAAGGAATACTCCGAAATCATCGCAAAGAACGTGGAAACCGCGATGGAAGAGATTACAAGAAGATTGACGATGGTCTTTCCTCCTCCGGTACATTGGCCTCTTCCGAGCAATCGAAGACTTTTAAATTCCGTACGTTCCATGGACGAAGTCATTTACGAACTCATCGATCAAAGAAGAAAGAATTCTTCCAATGATCTGATCAGTATGCTTCTTGAAATCCAGGATGAAGAAACCGGAGAAAAGATGAGTCTCGAACAAGTCCGTGACGAAGCGATCACGCTCTTGCTCGCCGGGCATGAAACGACGGCTAACGCGTTGACTTGGGCGTTTTATCTTCTTTCCAATCATCCCGAAATTTATTCCAAACTCAAAGAAGAAGCGAAGAACGTTCTCGGCGATCGAACTCCTGCATTGGAGGATGTAGCGTCACTCACTTATTCCAGAATGGTTTTGGAGGAATCGATGCGATTGTATCCTCCCGCTTGGACTGTCGAACGTTCCGCGCTCGGTCCGGACACGGTCGGCGGTTATCATGTTCCCGTGGGAACGAACGTTTCCATTTGCATCTATTCGATTCACAGGGATCCACGGTTTTGGAAAGAGCCGGAAAAATTCTGGCCCGAACGATTCTCAGAAGAAAACTCGAAAGACCGTCCGAAATACGCTTATATACCGTTCGGAGGCGGTCCGAGAATGTGCATCGGAAACGTATTCGCGATGACGGAAGGGATTTTGATTCTGAGCATGATCGCAAGAAAATACGATTTAAAGCCCGTTCCCGGTCATAAGGTCGAATTGGAACCTTTAGTCACATTGCGACCGAAGCACGGAATGCTAATGGACTTGGTTTCCACTTGA
- a CDS encoding SanA/YdcF family protein — protein MNLNFFKKSKFYTGALLILALLIAAPIAIDFSFEELYLHTEKYQNHRSARPATVAVVPGASVYKNEPSAVLKDRLDCALELYHQGKVRKILLSGDNGSIYYNEVKPMLLYILKNQVNERDIFVDHAGFRTLDTLVRAKEIFQVKDLIFVSQRIYQPRAAFLANKIGLKFQAFESDRRIYTSGPFSRFREFFARTLAWVDMNLFKTNPKYLGDPFPIEGSGIKTWKGSAL, from the coding sequence TTGAACCTAAACTTCTTCAAAAAATCGAAATTTTATACCGGGGCGCTTTTGATTCTCGCCCTCTTAATCGCGGCTCCGATCGCAATCGATTTCAGCTTCGAAGAATTGTATCTTCATACCGAAAAATATCAGAATCATCGATCCGCGAGACCGGCGACTGTTGCCGTCGTTCCGGGCGCGTCCGTTTATAAAAACGAACCTTCCGCCGTTTTAAAAGATCGTTTGGATTGCGCTTTGGAATTGTATCATCAAGGGAAGGTAAGAAAGATTCTTCTTTCGGGAGACAACGGTTCGATTTATTACAACGAAGTGAAACCGATGTTGCTCTACATTCTGAAGAATCAAGTGAATGAAAGAGACATATTCGTCGATCATGCGGGGTTTCGAACCTTGGACACTTTGGTTCGTGCGAAAGAAATTTTTCAAGTCAAGGATTTGATCTTTGTGAGTCAGAGAATCTATCAACCTCGGGCCGCGTTTTTGGCGAATAAGATCGGTTTGAAATTTCAAGCGTTCGAATCCGATCGTAGAATTTATACGAGCGGTCCGTTCAGCAGATTCCGGGAATTTTTTGCGCGGACCTTGGCGTGGGTCGATATGAATTTGTTTAAAACGAATCCGAAATATTTAGGCGATCCGTTTCCGATCGAAGGAAGCGGAATCAAAACTTGGAAAGGTTCGGCGCTTTAG